The Chryseolinea soli genome contains a region encoding:
- a CDS encoding GNAT family N-acetyltransferase, translated as MIHIQKATLQDIDTLIDFQQKLASESEGVTLNGDVLRKGLQALFADRNKGFYFVAKENAEVIGCHMITFEWSDWRNGMVWWIQSVYVKETHRKKGVFKLMFDNLLNILSTDPGIIGLRLYVDKSNARAMKVYEAMGMDGSHYTVYERMKN; from the coding sequence ATGATCCACATTCAGAAAGCCACGCTTCAGGACATCGATACCTTGATCGACTTCCAGCAAAAGCTCGCCTCCGAATCCGAAGGGGTGACGCTCAACGGCGACGTGCTGCGCAAGGGATTACAAGCGCTTTTCGCAGATCGCAACAAAGGTTTCTATTTCGTGGCAAAAGAAAATGCCGAGGTGATCGGCTGCCACATGATCACATTCGAGTGGAGCGACTGGCGCAATGGCATGGTGTGGTGGATCCAGTCGGTCTATGTAAAAGAAACTCACCGCAAGAAGGGCGTGTTCAAATTGATGTTCGACAACCTGCTCAACATCCTGAGCACCGACCCGGGCATTATCGGTCTCCGGTTGTACGTTGACAAATCTAACGCCCGGGCTATGAAGGTCTATGAAGCCATGGGTATGGATGGTTCACATTATACGGTCTATGAGCGTATGAAAAATTAG
- a CDS encoding RidA family protein has translation MKHIVALLFITFLYTASLAQSVDFDKKFKELNIELLTPTKPIANYVKAVRTGNLLFISGQGPAKADGTYMLGKVGKDLTIEQGYAAARQTAIGVLSTLKAELGDLNKVKRIVKVNGWVNCTPEFADQPKVVNGFSDLMVAVFGEQKGKHARAAMGVNALPNGMVIEVEVVVEVE, from the coding sequence ATGAAACATATTGTTGCGCTTCTTTTTATCACCTTCTTATATACGGCCTCGCTCGCGCAAAGTGTCGACTTTGATAAGAAGTTTAAGGAATTGAATATCGAATTGTTGACGCCCACCAAGCCGATCGCCAATTATGTGAAGGCCGTGCGAACCGGCAACCTGCTTTTTATTTCCGGGCAAGGGCCTGCTAAAGCGGATGGCACCTACATGCTGGGCAAGGTGGGGAAGGACCTCACCATCGAACAAGGCTATGCGGCGGCCCGCCAAACGGCGATCGGCGTGCTGTCGACCCTGAAGGCGGAACTTGGCGATTTGAACAAGGTGAAACGCATCGTCAAGGTGAACGGCTGGGTGAATTGCACACCGGAATTTGCAGACCAGCCAAAGGTGGTGAACGGATTTTCCGATCTGATGGTGGCCGTGTTTGGCGAGCAAAAAGGAAAGCATGCCCGTGCTGCCATGGGGGTGAACGCCTTGCCGAACGGCATGGTCATTGAAGTAGAGGTAGTCGTGGAGGTGGAGTAG
- a CDS encoding DNA-3-methyladenine glycosylase I, whose protein sequence is MATQEKFRCPWSLGSDKYIEYHDKEWGVPVHDDNTHFEFLILEGAQAGLSWSTILNKREGYRKAFANFDPKKVARFTEAKLEKLLLDPGIVRNRLKVYAAVNNAKRFLEVQKEFGTFDKYIWGFVGGKPIVNQLKTLKEIKPTTPESDALSKDLIKRGFKFVGSTVIYAHMQACGLVNDHLVDCFRYHAVPKR, encoded by the coding sequence ATGGCCACACAAGAAAAATTCCGCTGCCCCTGGTCGTTAGGCTCCGACAAATACATCGAATACCACGACAAAGAATGGGGCGTCCCCGTTCACGACGACAACACGCATTTTGAATTCCTCATCCTCGAAGGCGCCCAGGCCGGGTTGAGCTGGTCTACCATCCTCAATAAACGTGAAGGCTATCGCAAAGCCTTTGCCAATTTCGACCCAAAAAAAGTGGCCCGTTTCACCGAAGCCAAATTGGAAAAGCTCTTGCTCGACCCCGGAATCGTGCGCAATCGCCTCAAAGTATACGCCGCCGTGAACAACGCCAAGCGTTTCCTGGAAGTGCAAAAGGAATTCGGAACCTTCGACAAATACATCTGGGGGTTTGTGGGCGGCAAGCCTATCGTGAACCAGCTGAAAACCCTGAAAGAAATTAAACCCACCACCCCGGAGTCGGACGCGTTGAGCAAAGACCTGATCAAAAGAGGATTCAAGTTCGTGGGCAGCACCGTGATCTACGCACACATGCAAGCCTGCGGGTTGGTGAACGACCACCTGGTGGACTGCTTCCGTTACCACGCCGTGCCTAAGCGCTGA
- a CDS encoding M20/M25/M40 family metallo-hydrolase, which translates to MKKFRCYLCVALLMLFAPVLQGQSRDAVDTALVSKFRKEGLKNSKVMEILSMLTDVNGPRLTNSPGYKNAANYAKSALESWGVGNVHFDSFGPFGRGWFIKKFSLQVMAPVYFSVIGYPKAWSPGVKGTHKTEAIYLDVKSEEDLEKYKGKLKGKIVLFDFPIMPKPAFKPDATRLTDSTLLKMANAAASSRSGGSRRRFAAGAPEMLTYKKWRLCESEGALAVLEGSRGSYGTFYASAATVPTDPTASGARIGAQAANAPEILPQIVVAAEHYNRLVRQLQQGLTVKLELAMETEFTKAEDGFNVIGEIPGTDKKEEVVMFGAHLDSWHSGTGTTDNAVGVAICMEAMRLLKVAGVQPSRTIRIGLWGGEEQGLLGSTAYVKKHLGERVADSVKLTMEGEKFSVYFNTDNGGGRWRGVYLQGNENVRPVFREWLKPFEKDGTSTLSLSNTGSTDHIPFDNVGLPGFQFITDPIEYFARSWHSSMDMYERAVEADLKQNAVMLATFAIGAANREGLMPRK; encoded by the coding sequence ATGAAAAAATTCCGTTGCTATCTATGCGTTGCCCTGCTCATGCTTTTCGCCCCGGTGCTACAGGGGCAATCGCGCGATGCGGTGGACACTGCGCTGGTGTCGAAGTTCAGAAAAGAAGGATTGAAGAATTCCAAGGTGATGGAGATCCTGAGCATGCTCACCGACGTGAACGGTCCGCGGCTCACCAACTCGCCCGGTTATAAGAACGCCGCGAACTATGCTAAGTCCGCCTTGGAAAGTTGGGGTGTCGGGAATGTGCACTTCGATTCGTTTGGTCCTTTTGGGCGGGGGTGGTTTATAAAAAAATTCAGCCTGCAGGTTATGGCGCCGGTTTATTTTTCGGTGATTGGCTATCCCAAAGCCTGGTCGCCCGGCGTGAAAGGAACACACAAGACCGAAGCGATCTACCTGGATGTGAAGAGCGAAGAAGACCTCGAAAAATACAAAGGCAAGTTGAAGGGAAAGATCGTGCTCTTCGATTTCCCCATCATGCCCAAGCCCGCTTTCAAACCCGATGCCACGCGACTCACCGACTCCACGTTGTTGAAGATGGCCAACGCCGCGGCATCGAGTCGCTCCGGTGGTTCGCGGAGACGTTTTGCGGCCGGGGCGCCCGAAATGTTGACCTACAAAAAATGGAGGCTCTGTGAAAGTGAAGGAGCGTTGGCTGTGTTGGAAGGCAGTCGCGGAAGTTATGGAACGTTCTATGCCAGCGCGGCGACCGTCCCCACCGATCCCACGGCGTCTGGTGCGCGCATCGGCGCACAAGCCGCCAATGCACCCGAAATCCTTCCACAAATTGTGGTGGCCGCCGAACATTATAATCGACTGGTGCGACAACTTCAACAGGGTTTGACGGTGAAGCTCGAGTTGGCCATGGAAACGGAATTCACGAAAGCCGAAGACGGCTTCAACGTGATTGGCGAAATTCCGGGAACGGATAAAAAAGAAGAAGTGGTGATGTTTGGTGCCCACCTGGACTCGTGGCACAGCGGAACCGGCACGACCGACAATGCCGTGGGCGTGGCCATTTGCATGGAGGCCATGCGTCTTTTGAAGGTCGCCGGCGTGCAGCCCTCCCGTACCATTCGCATCGGCTTGTGGGGTGGCGAGGAACAGGGCTTGCTCGGGTCAACGGCCTATGTAAAGAAGCATCTCGGCGAGCGTGTGGCCGATAGCGTAAAGCTGACCATGGAGGGAGAGAAGTTTTCTGTCTACTTCAACACCGATAATGGCGGCGGCCGGTGGCGGGGTGTATACTTGCAAGGCAACGAAAATGTGCGGCCTGTTTTTCGCGAGTGGTTGAAGCCGTTTGAAAAAGACGGAACGTCCACCCTAAGCCTGAGCAACACCGGCAGCACGGACCACATCCCCTTCGACAACGTGGGGTTGCCGGGATTTCAGTTCATCACCGATCCCATCGAATATTTCGCGCGAAGCTGGCATTCTAGCATGGACATGTACGAACGCGCGGTGGAAGCCGACCTGAAGCAAAATGCCGTCATGCTGGCCACGTTTGCCATTGGGGCCGCAAACCGCGAAGGCCTGATGCCGAGGAAATGA
- a CDS encoding trans-sulfuration enzyme family protein, translating to MHSSSKLTQSVHAGSPGDPQFNGTVTPVYPSSAYDYEGVPTSLYPRYFNTPNQKNVAEKLAALENAEDGIIFSSGMAAIMTAIFAVMKKGDHAIFQNDLYGGTFHAVITELPRYGMEYTLVDGQVAANFEKAIRPETKLIYIETPSNPTLTLTDIKAVAGIARKHGILTLIDNTFASPVNQNPIDLGIDMVAHSGTKYIGGHSDICCGAVLTSKVLAQQIWKSAINYGASLDAHTCWLVERSLKTIVLRVRQQNLNAQGIAEFLTTHPNIGKVYYPGLASHPGHALAKAQMPGGFGGMLSFEVNPDAHRFMSKLKLIKRAISLGGVESTITSPVKTSHSKMDAATRKAIGVTDNLVRLSVGIEETEDLINDIKQALA from the coding sequence ATGCACAGCTCTTCCAAACTCACACAAAGCGTTCACGCGGGATCGCCCGGCGACCCCCAATTCAATGGCACGGTAACACCGGTCTACCCTTCTTCAGCATACGATTACGAAGGGGTGCCGACGTCGCTTTACCCGCGTTATTTCAACACCCCAAACCAAAAGAACGTGGCCGAGAAGCTGGCGGCACTCGAAAACGCCGAAGACGGCATCATCTTCAGCTCGGGCATGGCGGCCATCATGACGGCCATCTTCGCCGTGATGAAGAAAGGTGATCACGCCATTTTCCAAAACGACCTCTACGGCGGCACCTTCCACGCCGTGATCACGGAATTGCCGCGCTACGGAATGGAATACACGCTCGTCGACGGCCAGGTGGCGGCAAATTTCGAGAAAGCCATCCGCCCGGAGACCAAACTGATCTACATCGAAACGCCGTCCAACCCAACCCTGACACTGACCGACATCAAGGCCGTGGCCGGCATTGCCCGCAAGCACGGCATCCTCACCCTGATCGATAACACCTTTGCCTCGCCCGTCAACCAAAATCCCATCGACCTGGGCATCGACATGGTGGCGCACAGCGGCACCAAATACATCGGCGGCCACAGCGACATTTGCTGCGGGGCCGTGCTCACCTCCAAAGTGTTGGCCCAACAGATCTGGAAGAGCGCCATCAACTACGGCGCCTCACTGGATGCCCACACCTGCTGGCTGGTGGAACGAAGTCTGAAAACCATCGTGTTGCGCGTTCGCCAGCAAAACCTCAATGCGCAGGGCATCGCTGAGTTTCTCACCACCCATCCGAATATCGGTAAAGTGTATTACCCAGGTCTTGCCTCGCACCCGGGTCATGCCCTGGCCAAAGCGCAAATGCCCGGCGGCTTCGGCGGCATGCTCTCCTTTGAGGTGAACCCCGACGCGCATCGCTTCATGAGCAAGCTCAAGCTCATCAAGCGGGCCATCAGCCTGGGCGGCGTGGAGTCTACCATCACATCGCCGGTCAAAACTTCGCACAGCAAGATGGACGCCGCCACGCGCAAAGCCATCGGCGTCACCGACAACCTGGTGCGGCTCTCCGTGGGCATCGAAGAAACGGAAGACCTGATCAACGACATCAAACAAGCGCTGGCATAA